GCACCTCGAAGCCCGTTTCACTCAGAACGTGCCTCCAGGTATCCAGGGAAAAGATTCCCAACGTCCAGTGGTCGGTCTCAATCCGCAGGCGTCCATGGTTGCGGATCAAGTACAGGATCGTCGTTTCATAGCGTTCGTCCGTCGGGTCGGGATCATACACGTTCTCGACGAAGACCAGGTCCAATCCGTCCCGCGCGGCCGGAGTGGCCGTGGTCCTGTTCTGCCGGAACGTCTCGATCGTCACATCCGGAGTAGCAATCAGGACGCCGCCGGGGTGCAGGTGGTCATACGCGGTGTGAAACGCCGCCACGAAATCGGCGCGGCTGTTCATGTAAGAGATTGCATCGTCCATAAGCACCGCATCGAAAGCGCGGCTGAGCCTGATCGTTCGCATATCGCCCTGGACAAACGTGCAGCCGGGATTCAGTTCCTTCGCCTGCGCGAGCATCGTGGGGCTGAGATCCAGACCGGTGACGTTGAACTCTCTGCTCAGGTTCAGGACGTTCTTCCCGCCTCCGCACCCGATATCCAGCAATGTCGCAACCGGGCGTTTGGCACGCTGGCGAATCAGCCCGGTGATATGTTGGCAGTACTGGGCATACTCTGTGGCGGCATCCCCCCACAATGGCCACAGCCATGCCAGGTCCGTGTAAAGATGGCAGGTGTCATTCATTTTCGGTTCAATCTCCGCAGGCTGTGGCAGGGCGTCGCGCAACAAAGAACTCGTAGGCATAGTACTCAGAGTGGGTACGGTGCATTTCGGGCTCCTGCGCCAGTTGGTCGAGTACGGCAAGCGCCTCGGCATCGTTGTCATACTTCCGGCGCAATTCCATGATGCGCTGTTCCATCGGCGTGTAAAAGTCGTCCCACCAAGCATGATCCGGAAGTGTAAAGCGACCGATAAGCTTGAAACCGCAGAGTTGGACGGCCGTCTCCACGTCGGTTGCCGTGCCCATGGTTGGGTAATCCCAATCAAAGCTTGCCTTGACCTCGGGCGGCGGATTTTTTTTGCGCCAGACCGCGTCGGTGAAAGCCAGAAAGCCGCCGGGACGCAACAATCCACGGCAGATGCGCATGGCGTTCTCCATGCCCAGATTATAGAGCGCTCCTTCAGACCAGACCAGATCGTAGCTTTCCGCTGGCAAGTCCAGGTGAGCCATGTCGCCAACCAGGGCCTGAACTCGTCCGGCAAGACCACGCGAGGCGATGGTCGCCCGCAGCCGCTCGATGTGGGGAGCATGGCTGTCGACGGCGACGATGGATCCCGTCGTCAGATCGGCGAGATGCAGCGTTTGCCCGCCGACTCCGCAGCCCAAATCGACAATCCTGGGTGCGCGGTGAAGCCCCACGCAGAGACGAAGGGCTTGTTCGCTGCAGGTACGATGGCCCGGCCCCTGTCTGGGCAAGCTCTCATACACTTCAAAGAATATCTTCCAGAAACGGGAACCTTGATCGTTCAAGAGTGCTCCTCGTTCGTTCTTGCTGAACAAGTTCATCACCGTCGGGTCTGCCTTAGGCTGACCAGCGCAACCGGACCGGTCGTTAGCATGGACGCGGATAATACCTGAAAGCACCGACGGTTCCATTCCGGTGTCTGGGAGTGTTGGGCCAATCCTACAGCATGGACGGGCAATGCCTTGCAGCCATCAGATTGGTATTTTTGGAAATCAGGTTGCTCGATATATCGTACGGCCACTAGAAATGAAAGACGCCGCCGATGGCTGCATAGTTGATGAGCGCGAAATTATATACTTGCTCGTTATCCGCTCCGCCTTCAACGATTCTATAGCCGGCCTTTAAATCGATTTTGTCGGATGTTTTAAAAATGAGTGCAGCCAGAACGTCCTCAGCGCGACCTTGAGGTGCAGCCAGAGCGTCACCATCCAGTAAGAAAGCAACCGTATCGGTCATTTTCCATAAAAGGCGAAAGTGAAGGATCGGCACAAAACCGACGTTCGTCTTTTCAGATTCGAGGGCATCGCTTTTGACGGCGATTTTTGCATCGCGTATTTTAGCTGTGAACCCGGCGCCGATCTCGATTTTATCCTTTCTTAAAAAATCATATCGATAGATCAATCGATACGAATTGAATTGGTAGCTTGCCTTCAAGGGGGTGTTAGCCGGGAATGTTTCGCCTTCGAAGACAAGAGGACGATCTAAGGGTCCGGCGGCATCGAGTGATAACGGCGCATACAGCGCGCCCAGATGATGACGGTCATTGAAATGATAGAACAAACGAATGCGATAGAAAACGCCTGGATCGGCTTCAAGCTCTTTGGCAAGGGAAAATAAGGTTCCTCGATCTCCAGGAATTCTTACATCGTTATAGCCGCTGAACACGACGCCTGATTCAATGTCCAGATCGATCTGTGAAAAGGCTGCAGAAGCAAGCAGAGAGACAACGGCCCATACAATCATGGCAAAGGTGAGAATGCGTCGCATTTCTTTCTCCTTTTAACAGTTTGAACGTGTCAGACAAGGGGGTGAGATCAGTTTCTCAGTGCTTGAAAGTGTCCCCAGTTGGTTGGTCCGATCATTGAAATCCACATCCACTGGCCGACATACCGGTCTCCGTCGTATCGCCCCCTTAGCACCAAGTTATTGTCTCTAAAGTTCGGCTGCAGGTCAACCCAGAGCTCACCCTTTGAGAAGGAACCCGCCAGGGCGCCATCACCCACTTGAGGCCCAATGTCGTTTCGCTTAACAATGGAATAAAAGTGCCACTCGCCGGTCACATTCTGAGAGTCTGCAACTTGGAGACTAAACCAACCTTTCACGATCGGTGTCCGAAGCGTGTCGTAACAGGTGTAGGAGTAGACTCCTTTTGGAATCGGCCCAGTGGCGGTCTTGGTACAGGCGAAACCGAACAAGAGGAGGCCGCTGAAGACC
Above is a genomic segment from bacterium containing:
- a CDS encoding class I SAM-dependent methyltransferase; the protein is MNDTCHLYTDLAWLWPLWGDAATEYAQYCQHITGLIRQRAKRPVATLLDIGCGGGKNVLNLSREFNVTGLDLSPTMLAQAKELNPGCTFVQGDMRTIRLSRAFDAVLMDDAISYMNSRADFVAAFHTAYDHLHPGGVLIATPDVTIETFRQNRTTATPAARDGLDLVFVENVYDPDPTDERYETTILYLIRNHGRLRIETDHWTLGIFSLDTWRHVLSETGFEVHEGRFDSGDEEYTVFACVKVG
- a CDS encoding class I SAM-dependent methyltransferase — its product is MNDQGSRFWKIFFEVYESLPRQGPGHRTCSEQALRLCVGLHRAPRIVDLGCGVGGQTLHLADLTTGSIVAVDSHAPHIERLRATIASRGLAGRVQALVGDMAHLDLPAESYDLVWSEGALYNLGMENAMRICRGLLRPGGFLAFTDAVWRKKNPPPEVKASFDWDYPTMGTATDVETAVQLCGFKLIGRFTLPDHAWWDDFYTPMEQRIMELRRKYDNDAEALAVLDQLAQEPEMHRTHSEYYAYEFFVARRPATACGD